One window of Pseudomonas sp. FP198 genomic DNA carries:
- a CDS encoding SRPBCC family protein: protein MTERPQLVASRAPVPTPSHPNLGKPERLMSLAAGSLLIANGLRQGGLKGWPQVLLGVCAAWRAYSGTCRVKQALTHSPFEQTFEQDRDWDGSKVISRSITVGKPREEVFAFCRDPANLGALMPWIDAIEQTGERTYRWVAHGPMDKTLHCDLEQCEPKEDRKLHWIAGPDKRFKHDIQMHFSDAPGGRGTQIKVIVACQTPLGAAGYALAAAISRFSDKALLNVLRSIKQQLETGEVSTNRMRPEQTQDFLFVHPATRATQAPANDSSTEKSELNGGTV, encoded by the coding sequence ATGACTGAACGCCCACAACTGGTGGCGAGCCGGGCTCCGGTGCCGACGCCTTCGCATCCCAATCTCGGCAAGCCGGAGCGCCTGATGTCGCTGGCGGCCGGTTCATTGTTGATCGCCAACGGCCTGCGCCAAGGCGGCCTCAAGGGCTGGCCGCAGGTATTGCTTGGCGTGTGTGCTGCCTGGCGTGCCTATTCCGGCACGTGCCGGGTCAAGCAGGCGCTGACGCATAGTCCGTTCGAGCAGACCTTCGAACAGGACCGTGACTGGGACGGCAGCAAGGTGATTTCCCGCAGCATTACGGTCGGCAAGCCCAGGGAGGAAGTGTTCGCGTTCTGCCGCGACCCGGCCAATCTGGGTGCGCTGATGCCCTGGATCGACGCCATCGAGCAGACCGGCGAACGCACTTATCGCTGGGTCGCCCATGGCCCGATGGACAAGACGTTGCATTGTGACCTCGAACAGTGCGAGCCCAAGGAAGACCGCAAGCTGCACTGGATCGCCGGGCCGGACAAACGATTCAAGCACGATATCCAGATGCATTTCAGCGATGCCCCGGGCGGGCGCGGTACGCAGATCAAAGTCATTGTCGCTTGCCAGACGCCGCTCGGCGCGGCTGGCTACGCGCTGGCGGCGGCGATTTCCCGGTTCTCGGACAAAGCCCTGTTGAATGTGCTGCGCAGCATCAAGCAGCAGCTTGAAACCGGAGAAGTCAGCACGAACAGGATGCGCCCGGAACAGACGCAGGATTTCCTCTTCGTGCACCCCGCCACGCGCGCGACTCAGGCACCCGCCAATGACTCATCCACTGAAAAATCCGAACTCAACGGAGGAACCGTCTGA
- a CDS encoding ABC transporter substrate-binding protein: MQIQSLTRSSLIAWLLGAAALLLSGLVFSDTLPATRTTVTDLLGRQVQVRIPVQRVILGEGRQLYLVAALDTDNPIRRIVGWRKDLIQSDPDTYGAYLRRYPAIARIPTFGGFEDGTFDIEQAISQQPDVIVLNIEAQHATEDARYIEKLDALGIPVVYVDFRNNPMQNTEPTMRLFGQLFGEEARAEAFIAFRNQQIRRVTDVIQARQPPRPKVFIERIGGYTDDCCLSFGNENFGRFVELAGGRNIASAIIPNTFGQLNAEQVIVANPEQVVVTSANWEAFAPGGHWVGVGPGADLAEARRKLQWYTARPAYAGIKAQQTQGFHAIWHQFYNSPYQFIAIQQLAKWFHPELFSELDPDATFREFHQRFLPVPYEPGYFVSLKPAQAQP; the protein is encoded by the coding sequence ATGCAGATTCAATCCCTGACACGCTCATCGCTCATCGCCTGGCTGCTGGGCGCTGCCGCCCTGCTGCTGAGCGGCCTGGTGTTTTCAGACACCTTGCCCGCCACCAGAACCACCGTCACCGACTTGCTCGGCCGCCAGGTCCAGGTGCGCATTCCGGTGCAACGGGTGATCCTCGGCGAAGGTCGCCAGTTGTACCTGGTCGCGGCACTCGACACCGACAACCCGATCCGCCGCATCGTCGGCTGGCGCAAGGACCTGATCCAGTCCGACCCGGACACCTACGGCGCCTACCTGCGGCGGTATCCGGCAATTGCCCGGATCCCGACCTTCGGCGGTTTCGAAGACGGCACCTTCGACATCGAGCAAGCGATCAGCCAGCAACCGGACGTGATCGTCCTCAACATCGAGGCCCAACACGCCACCGAAGACGCGCGCTACATCGAGAAACTCGATGCGCTGGGCATTCCGGTGGTCTACGTCGACTTTCGCAATAACCCCATGCAGAACACCGAACCGACCATGCGCCTGTTTGGCCAGCTGTTCGGCGAAGAGGCACGTGCCGAGGCGTTCATCGCCTTTCGCAACCAGCAGATCCGTCGCGTCACCGATGTGATCCAGGCCCGCCAGCCGCCCCGCCCGAAAGTGTTCATCGAACGCATCGGCGGCTACACCGACGATTGCTGCCTGAGTTTCGGCAACGAGAATTTCGGCCGCTTCGTCGAGCTGGCCGGCGGGCGCAACATTGCCAGCGCAATCATTCCCAACACTTTTGGCCAGTTGAACGCGGAACAGGTGATCGTCGCCAATCCGGAACAGGTGGTGGTTACCAGCGCCAACTGGGAGGCCTTTGCGCCGGGCGGGCACTGGGTCGGTGTCGGGCCCGGTGCCGACCTGGCCGAGGCGCGGCGCAAATTGCAGTGGTACACCGCCCGCCCGGCCTATGCCGGGATCAAGGCCCAGCAAACCCAGGGCTTTCATGCCATCTGGCACCAGTTCTACAACAGCCCCTACCAGTTCATCGCCATCCAGCAACTGGCCAAGTGGTTCCATCCGGAGCTGTTCAGCGAACTGGACCCCGACGCGACGTTTCGCGAGTTCCACCAGCGCTTCTTGCCTGTGCCCTATGAGCCAGGCTATTTCGTCAGCCTCAAGCCCGCGCAGGCCCAACCATGA
- a CDS encoding sigma-70 family RNA polymerase sigma factor codes for MSDPGSAVNDCHLRTVADLYSGHHGWLYARLYRKLGNALDAADLAHDTFIRILASKVAVIEEPRAYLSCVAGGILVNWFQRKALERAYLQALATLPEPEAPSPERRLLVLETLHEIDAMLDTLPPLVKRAFLLSQINGLKYDDIATQLGVSLITVKRYMKQAFLHCLMLVD; via the coding sequence ATGAGCGATCCAGGGTCAGCGGTCAACGATTGTCACCTGCGCACCGTCGCAGACCTCTACAGCGGACACCATGGCTGGTTGTACGCCAGGCTTTATCGAAAACTGGGCAATGCGCTGGACGCCGCCGACCTGGCCCATGACACGTTCATTCGCATCCTCGCCTCGAAGGTGGCGGTGATCGAGGAACCGCGTGCGTACCTGAGCTGCGTCGCCGGGGGCATCCTGGTCAACTGGTTCCAGCGCAAGGCACTCGAACGCGCCTACCTCCAGGCACTGGCGACATTGCCCGAGCCCGAAGCGCCCTCGCCCGAACGACGCTTGCTGGTGCTCGAGACGCTGCATGAAATCGACGCCATGCTCGACACCCTGCCGCCCCTGGTAAAGCGTGCGTTCCTGCTGTCGCAGATCAACGGCCTGAAATATGACGACATCGCCACGCAACTCGGCGTTTCGCTGATCACCGTCAAGCGCTACATGAAACAGGCTTTCCTGCACTGCCTGATGCTGGTGGACTGA
- a CDS encoding TonB-dependent receptor, with product MPVARPLRSDRTLNLAIRSAMLSVALSTLSPCTWAAPGAPLDNVASQSYNIQPGPLGATLSAFAVQAGIALSFEPSLTQGLNSPGLSGQFTAREAFTRLLAGSGLELIARDDGSYTLEKPAGDGGLALAPTTINAAEVRPGDLPAAYSGGQVARGGRVGLLGNKDLMDTPFSVSNYTSTLMKDQQAVTAADVLERDSSVRSTGQTGGIVDSFFIRGFPVGEGNLGELAFDGVYGVAPNYRVFTEYAERIEVIKGPAALLYGMSPNSGVGGVINIVPKRSLDQDLTRVTASYAMDTQAGGHVDISRRFGEERRFGVRINGSLQGGDTAIDKQSRDVGIGAISLDYQGDRFRTSLDLISQEEQWDAPSRPFAIASGVEVPSAANGRSNVTQEWGWSETRDKSALLSGEYDLSDNLTVFGHAGGGKSDVARLSDQTPTILNSAGDTRSIPGYYKFEVERYTVDAGARARFETGPVSHSATLQASRYRDELRRGINSGAPVFSNIYHPVARDKPSIASPDVAKVSDTELSGVALADTLSILDERVQVTLGLRKQSIESNNYNTLGNVTSAYDESETTPLFGAVVKPWEHVSFYYNYIEGLSKGDTAPATASNSGEIFKPYISRQQEVGVKVDYGTFTSTLALFQIKKPAGELTNGTAGGVYSVQGEQRNRGIELNMFGELREGTRLLGGVTLLDGELTKSGTAANRGNKPVGVPEVQANLWAEWDTPWVQGLTLTSGAIYTGSQYVNQANTQELDPWTRFDAGARYSTVFDGRPTTLRATVQNVFDREYWSGVASYGAFSQGAPRTLLLSATVDF from the coding sequence ATGCCCGTTGCCCGCCCCCTGCGTTCGGATCGCACGCTGAATCTGGCGATTCGCAGTGCCATGCTCAGCGTTGCACTTTCCACCTTGAGCCCGTGCACCTGGGCGGCACCGGGCGCGCCGCTGGACAACGTTGCCAGCCAGTCCTACAACATCCAGCCAGGTCCCTTGGGTGCCACGTTGTCGGCGTTCGCCGTGCAGGCCGGCATCGCCTTATCGTTTGAACCCTCCCTGACCCAAGGGTTGAACAGCCCGGGCCTTTCAGGCCAGTTCACCGCGCGTGAAGCGTTTACCCGATTGCTCGCCGGCAGCGGCCTGGAGCTGATCGCCCGCGACGATGGCAGCTACACCCTGGAAAAACCCGCCGGCGACGGTGGGCTGGCCCTTGCGCCAACTACCATCAATGCCGCCGAGGTGCGCCCCGGGGATTTGCCGGCGGCCTACAGCGGTGGCCAGGTGGCCCGTGGCGGCCGGGTTGGTCTGCTGGGGAACAAGGATCTGATGGACACGCCGTTCAGCGTCAGCAACTACACCTCGACCCTGATGAAGGACCAGCAGGCCGTGACCGCCGCCGATGTGCTGGAACGCGACTCCTCGGTGCGCTCCACCGGCCAGACCGGCGGCATCGTCGATTCGTTCTTCATTCGCGGTTTCCCGGTGGGCGAAGGTAACCTGGGTGAGCTGGCGTTCGACGGCGTGTACGGCGTGGCGCCGAACTACCGGGTGTTCACTGAATATGCCGAGCGCATCGAGGTCATCAAGGGCCCGGCGGCCCTGTTGTACGGCATGTCGCCCAACAGCGGCGTCGGTGGCGTGATCAACATCGTGCCCAAGCGCTCGCTGGACCAGGACCTGACCCGCGTTACCGCCAGCTACGCCATGGACACCCAGGCAGGCGGGCATGTCGATATCAGCCGCCGCTTCGGCGAGGAACGCCGCTTCGGTGTGCGCATCAACGGCAGCCTGCAGGGTGGCGACACCGCGATCGACAAGCAGTCCCGGGATGTCGGTATCGGTGCGATCTCCCTGGATTACCAGGGCGACCGGTTCAGGACCAGCCTGGACCTGATCAGCCAGGAAGAACAGTGGGACGCGCCCTCCCGGCCGTTTGCCATCGCCAGCGGTGTCGAGGTGCCTTCGGCGGCCAACGGGCGCAGCAACGTGACCCAGGAATGGGGCTGGTCCGAAACCCGCGACAAGTCGGCGCTGCTCAGTGGCGAATATGACCTGAGCGACAACCTGACGGTATTCGGCCACGCCGGGGGCGGCAAGTCCGATGTGGCACGACTGTCGGACCAGACCCCGACGATCCTCAACAGCGCCGGCGACACCCGCTCGATACCGGGCTACTACAAGTTCGAGGTGGAGCGTTACACCGTCGATGCCGGCGCCCGCGCCCGCTTCGAAACCGGTCCGGTCAGCCACAGCGCCACCTTGCAGGCCAGCCGCTATCGCGATGAATTGCGCCGAGGAATCAATTCTGGCGCCCCGGTCTTTTCGAATATCTATCACCCGGTGGCGCGCGACAAACCGTCCATCGCGTCGCCCGATGTGGCGAAGGTCTCGGATACCGAACTGTCCGGCGTGGCCCTGGCCGATACCCTGTCGATCCTCGATGAACGGGTCCAGGTGACGCTTGGCCTGCGCAAGCAGAGCATTGAATCAAACAACTACAACACTCTCGGAAATGTCACCAGCGCCTATGACGAAAGCGAAACCACGCCCTTGTTCGGCGCGGTGGTCAAGCCCTGGGAACATGTGTCGTTCTACTACAACTACATCGAAGGCCTGAGCAAGGGCGACACCGCGCCGGCCACTGCGAGCAACTCGGGCGAAATCTTCAAGCCCTACATCTCTCGCCAACAGGAGGTCGGGGTCAAGGTCGACTACGGCACGTTCACCTCGACCCTGGCGCTGTTCCAGATCAAGAAGCCCGCCGGCGAATTGACCAACGGCACGGCCGGTGGCGTGTATTCGGTCCAGGGCGAGCAGCGCAACCGCGGCATCGAACTGAACATGTTCGGCGAACTGCGCGAAGGCACCCGTCTGCTCGGTGGCGTCACCTTGCTCGACGGCGAACTCACCAAAAGCGGGACCGCCGCCAATCGTGGCAACAAACCGGTGGGCGTGCCCGAAGTGCAGGCCAACCTCTGGGCCGAATGGGACACCCCTTGGGTCCAGGGCCTGACGTTGACCAGTGGAGCGATCTACACCGGCAGCCAGTACGTCAACCAGGCCAATACCCAAGAGCTGGATCCGTGGACACGCTTTGATGCCGGCGCCCGCTACAGCACGGTGTTCGATGGCCGGCCGACCACGTTGCGCGCCACGGTGCAGAACGTATTCGACCGCGAATACTGGTCCGGCGTGGCCTCCTACGGCGCGTTCTCCCAAGGCGCGCCGCGCACCCTGTTGCTTTCAGCGACGGTCGACTTCTGA
- a CDS encoding iron ABC transporter permease, with protein MNGRIEGIALGTIYREQVWRKRLILLGLALLLLFSVLLDLALGPASYSLDEVLGALFSPDTAAPQVRVVMWDIRLPVALMAVAVGAALSLAGAQMQTILNNPLASPFTLGISAAASFGAALGLAFGVALVPVIAQYMVPLNAFIMAMLSALLIHVLSLRRGMTSETIVLLGIALVFTFNALLALVQFFATEQAVAAVVFWTMGSLTKATWPKLGVICLVILVTLPIFARRAWAMTALRLGDEKAASFGINVRKLRLQTLIMVSLLAAFPVAFVGTIGFIGLVGPHIARMLIGEDQRFFLPASLLTGALILSASSVVSKTLIPGAIFPIGVVTSLIGVPFFISLILGGRKQSW; from the coding sequence ATGAATGGCCGTATCGAGGGGATCGCCCTGGGCACGATTTACCGCGAGCAGGTCTGGCGCAAACGCTTGATCCTGCTCGGCCTGGCCCTGTTGCTGCTGTTCAGCGTGCTGCTCGACCTGGCCCTCGGCCCGGCCAGCTACAGCCTGGATGAAGTGCTGGGCGCGCTGTTCTCTCCCGATACCGCGGCGCCCCAGGTGCGGGTGGTGATGTGGGATATTCGCCTGCCGGTGGCGCTGATGGCCGTGGCCGTGGGCGCCGCGTTGTCCCTGGCCGGCGCGCAGATGCAGACCATCCTCAACAATCCGCTGGCGAGCCCATTCACCTTGGGCATCTCGGCGGCGGCCAGTTTCGGCGCGGCCCTGGGCCTGGCATTCGGCGTGGCCCTGGTGCCGGTGATCGCCCAATACATGGTGCCGCTCAATGCCTTTATCATGGCGATGCTCTCGGCACTGCTGATCCATGTGCTGAGCCTGCGCCGGGGCATGACCAGCGAAACCATCGTGCTGCTCGGTATCGCCCTGGTGTTCACCTTCAATGCGCTGTTGGCGCTGGTGCAGTTCTTCGCCACCGAGCAGGCCGTGGCCGCCGTGGTGTTCTGGACCATGGGCAGCCTGACCAAGGCCACCTGGCCGAAACTCGGCGTGATCTGCCTGGTAATCCTGGTCACCTTGCCGATTTTTGCCCGCCGCGCCTGGGCCATGACCGCCCTGCGCCTGGGCGATGAAAAAGCCGCGAGTTTCGGCATCAACGTGCGCAAGTTGCGCTTGCAGACGCTGATCATGGTCAGCCTGCTGGCCGCGTTTCCAGTGGCGTTTGTCGGCACCATCGGCTTCATCGGCCTGGTGGGGCCGCACATCGCCAGGATGCTGATCGGCGAAGACCAGCGTTTCTTCCTGCCGGCCTCACTGCTGACCGGCGCGCTGATCCTGTCGGCCAGTTCGGTGGTGAGCAAGACCCTGATACCCGGGGCGATCTTCCCGATCGGCGTGGTAACGTCACTGATCGGCGTGCCGTTCTTCATTTCTCTCATTCTGGGCGGCAGGAAACAGTCATGGTGA
- a CDS encoding zinc-dependent alcohol dehydrogenase has product MRALTWQGPNKLQVETVDDPSILNPRDAIVRVILSSVCGSDLHLLGGYVPTMQAGDIIGHEFMGEVVETGSAVTQFKKGDRVVTVSIVGCGECEHCQRSDFSCCDNSNPNPTATDIAYGQPACGIIGYSHAFGGYAGSHATYIRVPYADVNLFSIPEGVSDEQAVFVSDAVPTGYFAADNADIQRGDTVAVWGCGGVGLMAITSAYLLGAERVIAIDRFADRLRLAEEKAGAIALNYETTDVHAALLELTGGRGPDRCIDCVGMEAHGTEVDYFYDKTKQMLRLHTERGTVLRQSIRACRKGGTVSVVGVYGGLLDKFPMGAIVNKALTLRSGQQPGQRYVKRLFEHIQNGELDPSYLLTHPMGLEQSVEGYAMFKEKRQDCLRAVFRPE; this is encoded by the coding sequence ATGCGCGCATTGACTTGGCAAGGCCCCAACAAGCTTCAGGTCGAGACGGTCGACGACCCCTCCATCCTCAACCCTCGTGACGCCATCGTGCGGGTGATCCTGTCTTCGGTGTGCGGCTCGGATCTGCACCTGCTGGGCGGGTACGTGCCGACCATGCAGGCCGGTGACATCATTGGTCACGAGTTCATGGGCGAGGTGGTGGAGACCGGCTCGGCCGTCACCCAGTTCAAGAAAGGCGACCGGGTTGTCACGGTGTCGATTGTCGGCTGCGGAGAATGCGAGCACTGCCAGCGCTCGGACTTTTCCTGCTGTGACAATTCCAATCCGAACCCCACGGCGACAGACATTGCCTACGGCCAACCGGCGTGCGGCATCATCGGCTACAGCCATGCCTTCGGCGGTTATGCCGGCAGCCATGCGACTTATATCCGCGTGCCCTACGCCGACGTCAACCTGTTCAGCATTCCCGAAGGCGTCAGTGATGAGCAGGCAGTGTTTGTCTCCGACGCAGTGCCTACCGGCTATTTCGCCGCCGATAACGCCGACATTCAGCGCGGCGATACGGTAGCAGTCTGGGGCTGCGGCGGGGTCGGGTTGATGGCGATCACTAGTGCCTACCTGCTGGGCGCCGAACGGGTGATCGCCATCGACCGCTTTGCCGATCGCTTGCGCCTGGCCGAGGAAAAAGCCGGGGCCATCGCTCTCAACTACGAGACCACCGATGTGCATGCCGCCTTGCTGGAGCTGACCGGCGGCCGTGGTCCGGATCGTTGCATCGATTGCGTCGGCATGGAGGCCCACGGCACCGAGGTGGATTATTTCTACGACAAGACCAAACAGATGCTGCGCCTGCACACCGAGCGCGGAACCGTGCTGCGCCAGTCGATCCGCGCCTGCCGCAAAGGCGGGACGGTGTCGGTGGTCGGGGTCTATGGCGGCTTGTTGGACAAATTCCCGATGGGCGCGATCGTCAACAAGGCCCTGACCCTGCGTTCAGGCCAGCAACCGGGACAGCGCTACGTGAAGCGCTTGTTCGAACACATACAGAACGGTGAGCTGGACCCGTCCTACCTGCTGACCCATCCCATGGGGCTTGAGCAGTCGGTGGAGGGCTACGCGATGTTCAAGGAAAAACGCCAGGATTGTCTGCGGGCGGTATTCCGGCCGGAGTGA
- a CDS encoding NUDIX hydrolase — protein sequence MKIRATVICEENRHILLVRKPKSRWALPGGTVERGETHADAALRELAEETGLSAENLLYLMRISDGDTEHHVFEASVNDSKGARPQNEISDCLWHPLDALAQLQMKKGMREILEAFRRRL from the coding sequence ATGAAAATTCGAGCGACCGTCATCTGCGAAGAAAACCGCCACATCCTCTTGGTCCGTAAGCCCAAAAGCCGCTGGGCCTTGCCTGGCGGTACTGTCGAGCGCGGCGAGACGCATGCCGATGCCGCCCTGAGAGAACTCGCGGAGGAAACCGGACTGAGCGCCGAGAACCTGCTCTACCTGATGCGCATCAGCGATGGCGACACCGAACATCACGTCTTTGAAGCCTCGGTCAACGACTCGAAGGGCGCCAGGCCGCAGAATGAAATCAGCGACTGCTTGTGGCACCCCCTGGATGCCCTCGCCCAATTGCAGATGAAAAAGGGCATGCGGGAAATACTCGAGGCGTTTCGGCGCAGGTTGTAA
- a CDS encoding MFS transporter — MPRIGLPQASSVRLLVFLLFSIQLASMGAMEMSGPFWPVHLRQLTSNDALFSFASTAVYVGPMLGIILTSAFWGRIGDRYGHKLMMIRALAGLSLTQLGLALSSDIWVILVLRFLQGAFAGYIAPAQAYGVSIEAPSRRARLFAILQISTNVGSLLGAVVGGLILDYATFFSINIVASGLCAACTVVAALALPNMAPVKIAVLVDKPPLPPRLLNPAINWLLGIMGLLLLARMLPQTSFSLYVGATFEVSNAMVGLCYGLLALGFILCATSWSRYFERRNPAQTLQAMASIVIGLVIVTAVAGLTRQPVVFALAYFIWGLLLGATTPVLTALISRSVDNSRQGQALGLAQGVSQTASIIGISLGALLSQVYGLEHIFLYVCLAYAIALVPLMLLRHKPLGIADRAGE, encoded by the coding sequence ATGCCCCGTATAGGTCTCCCCCAGGCTTCCAGTGTCCGCCTGCTCGTCTTCCTGCTGTTCTCCATCCAGCTGGCTTCCATGGGCGCGATGGAAATGAGCGGGCCGTTCTGGCCTGTGCATTTGCGCCAACTGACCAGCAACGATGCGCTGTTCAGCTTTGCCAGCACGGCGGTGTACGTCGGCCCGATGCTGGGCATCATCCTGACCAGTGCCTTCTGGGGGCGAATCGGTGATCGTTACGGCCACAAGCTGATGATGATCCGCGCGCTGGCCGGGCTCTCGTTGACGCAGCTCGGGCTGGCATTGAGCAGCGATATCTGGGTGATCCTGGTCCTGCGTTTCCTGCAAGGCGCCTTCGCCGGTTATATCGCCCCGGCCCAGGCCTATGGAGTGAGCATCGAGGCACCGTCGCGGCGGGCCAGGCTGTTTGCGATCCTGCAGATTTCCACGAACGTCGGTTCGTTGCTCGGGGCGGTGGTCGGCGGGCTGATTCTCGATTATGCGACGTTCTTCTCGATCAACATCGTCGCCTCGGGCCTCTGCGCCGCATGTACCGTCGTCGCGGCGCTGGCGTTGCCCAATATGGCGCCAGTAAAAATAGCAGTCCTGGTAGACAAGCCTCCCCTTCCGCCCAGACTGTTGAACCCGGCGATCAACTGGCTGCTGGGCATCATGGGCCTCCTGCTACTGGCGCGAATGCTGCCGCAGACTTCGTTTTCCTTGTACGTGGGGGCGACCTTCGAGGTCAGCAATGCCATGGTCGGGCTTTGCTACGGCTTGCTAGCCCTGGGCTTCATTCTTTGTGCGACGTCCTGGTCGCGCTACTTCGAACGGCGCAACCCGGCGCAAACGCTGCAGGCCATGGCGAGCATTGTCATCGGCCTGGTCATCGTCACCGCCGTGGCCGGCCTGACGCGCCAGCCGGTCGTCTTTGCCCTCGCCTATTTCATCTGGGGCCTGCTGTTGGGCGCAACCACGCCGGTGCTGACGGCGCTCATCTCCAGAAGCGTCGACAACAGTCGCCAAGGCCAGGCGCTGGGGTTGGCCCAAGGCGTTTCACAGACGGCATCGATCATTGGCATCTCCCTTGGCGCATTGCTCAGCCAGGTGTATGGCCTGGAGCACATTTTTCTTTATGTATGCCTCGCCTACGCAATTGCACTGGTGCCGTTGATGCTGCTGCGCCACAAACCGCTCGGAATCGCCGACAGGGCTGGCGAATAG
- a CDS encoding FecR domain-containing protein: MPAHDRHALDPAILNEAADWLMRLSEGSVNDAERLEWERWRASSPAHRQAWARAELLLSKLQGLPPALAMPALDRPSNPARRAAIGKLAALLALAPLAWGSWKLNDWQQWTADYRAPVGERRDLTLTDGTRLTLNTDTAIDVFFDEHQRLLLLRRGEILVQTAADPAALARPFRVQTSEGRMQALGTRFSVREDTGHTRLVVLEGAVRIEVKGIGEQVVGAGQSSGFTARGIDALKPVDKSVLAWTQGMLMADNMRLTDFVNELSRYRNGVLRCDPAIANLRISGAFPLNDSRQTLNMLARTYPIRVTSRLGDYWVMLAPA; the protein is encoded by the coding sequence ATGCCTGCCCATGACCGCCACGCCCTCGACCCGGCCATTCTCAACGAAGCCGCCGATTGGCTGATGCGCCTGAGCGAAGGCAGCGTCAACGACGCCGAACGCCTGGAGTGGGAACGCTGGCGCGCCAGCAGCCCGGCCCACCGCCAGGCCTGGGCGCGGGCCGAACTGCTGCTGAGCAAGCTGCAAGGCTTGCCGCCCGCGCTGGCGATGCCGGCGCTGGACCGCCCGAGCAATCCGGCGCGCCGTGCCGCCATCGGCAAGCTGGCCGCCCTGCTCGCCCTGGCGCCATTGGCCTGGGGCAGCTGGAAGCTCAACGACTGGCAACAGTGGACTGCCGATTACCGCGCTCCGGTGGGCGAGCGGCGCGACCTGACCCTGACCGACGGCACCCGCCTGACGTTGAACACCGACACCGCAATCGATGTGTTTTTCGACGAACACCAGCGCCTGCTGCTATTGCGCCGAGGCGAAATACTGGTCCAGACCGCAGCGGACCCGGCAGCGCTCGCCCGGCCGTTCCGGGTGCAGACCAGCGAAGGCCGGATGCAGGCGCTCGGGACGCGCTTCAGCGTTCGCGAAGATACCGGCCATACTCGCCTCGTCGTGCTGGAAGGCGCGGTGCGCATCGAGGTCAAGGGCATCGGCGAGCAAGTGGTCGGGGCTGGCCAGAGCAGCGGCTTTACCGCCCGGGGCATCGACGCCCTGAAACCCGTCGACAAGTCGGTGCTGGCCTGGACCCAGGGCATGCTGATGGCCGACAACATGCGCCTGACGGATTTCGTCAACGAACTGAGCCGTTATCGCAACGGCGTCCTGCGTTGCGACCCGGCGATCGCCAACCTGCGGATATCCGGCGCCTTTCCCCTGAACGACAGCCGGCAGACCCTGAACATGCTCGCCCGAACCTACCCCATCCGCGTCACATCCCGCCTGGGCGATTATTGGGTCATGCTGGCGCCGGCTTGA